One segment of Desmodus rotundus isolate HL8 chromosome 6, HLdesRot8A.1, whole genome shotgun sequence DNA contains the following:
- the SPINK6 gene encoding serine protease inhibitor Kazal-type 6 isoform X2, with amino-acid sequence MKISGVFLLLSLALFCFFSGVFSQGEQGRRPGITRSEGRLPRKGGLRWRLFQVDCGEFQDPQVFCTRESNPYCGSDGQTYGNKCAFCKAMVKSGGKINLKHHGKC; translated from the exons ATGAAAATATCAGGTGTCTTTCTGCTCCTCTCTCTGgctcttttctgctttttctcag gtgtcTTCAGTCAAGGAGAACAG GGCAGAAGACCGGGGATCACAAGATCAGAGGGTCGATTGCCACGGAAAGGTGGCTTAAGATGGCGTCTCTTTCAA GTTGACTGTGGTGAGTTCCAGGACCCCCAGGTCTTCTGCACTCGGGAATCTAATCCCTACTGTGGCTCTGATGGCCAGACCTATGGCAATAAATGTGCCTTCTGTAAGGCAATGGT gaAAAGTGGTGGGAAGATCAACCTAAAGCATCATGGAAAATGCTGA
- the SPINK6 gene encoding serine protease inhibitor Kazal-type 6 isoform X1, producing the protein MKISGVFLLLSLALFCFFSGVFSQGEQVDCGEFQDPQVFCTRESNPYCGSDGQTYGNKCAFCKAMVKSGGKINLKHHGKC; encoded by the exons ATGAAAATATCAGGTGTCTTTCTGCTCCTCTCTCTGgctcttttctgctttttctcag gtgtcTTCAGTCAAGGAGAACAG GTTGACTGTGGTGAGTTCCAGGACCCCCAGGTCTTCTGCACTCGGGAATCTAATCCCTACTGTGGCTCTGATGGCCAGACCTATGGCAATAAATGTGCCTTCTGTAAGGCAATGGT gaAAAGTGGTGGGAAGATCAACCTAAAGCATCATGGAAAATGCTGA